The following are encoded together in the Malaya genurostris strain Urasoe2022 chromosome 3, Malgen_1.1, whole genome shotgun sequence genome:
- the LOC131437931 gene encoding suppressor of cytokine signaling 6-like codes for MEEQKRSENVYRFKWFMSLSRKRSPRLNNPKENGSSDKMENNTNGVFFTLRKRFQKKLTSIKVKAYEPELGSNTISNNSILDSDRFVTGSSSSVGNNDFARIVIERHSQNPIRFSSPNAHVPVIPCGDSSNSLPMLPNSSNSFPMLQTATSAVTRSDTICNNVTSLDTTMEQMKIELLKYGWYWGKLTRAAAQKRLARQDNGTFLVRDSQTEKYQFTVSFRSSGITLHCRIDYKDNYWSFSGLTTPTQCETMIDLIEDTMKKSEFGMIGFVKQTSPLTPPFPVRLTKPINRFYEVSSLQHLCRFIIRQRIDTKNIHCLPLPSKLKDYIEENFYDL; via the exons ATGGAGGAACAGAAGCGAAGTGAGAATGTGTATCGATTCAAATGGTTTATGTCATTATCAAGAAAAAGATCACCTAGATTGAATAATCCCAAAGAAAATGGGAGTTCCGATAAAATGGAAAACAATACCAATGGAGTTTTCTTTACCCTTCGCAAACGATTCCAGAAAAAACTTACGTCTATTAAAGTGAAGGCATACGAACCTGAATTAGGCTCGAATACAATAAGTAATAATAGTATTTTAGACAGTGATCGATTTGTAACTGGCTCTTCAAGCTCGGTGGGCAATAACGATTTTGCACGTATAGTTATCGAAAGACACAGTCAAAATCCGATTCGTTTCTCTTCCCCAAACGCCCATGTACCTGTGATACCATGCGGAGATTCGTCAAACTCGTTACCTATGTTGCCAAATTCGTCAAACTCGTTTCCTATGTTGCAAACGGCAACATCGGCAGTTACCAGATCGGATACAATTTGTAACAATGTTACTAGTTTAGATACTACGATGGAACAAATGAAAATAGAATTGCTCAAATATGGGTGGTACTGGGGTAAGCTGACGCGTGCTGCCGCGCAAAAACGTTTAGCCAGACAGGACAATGGAACTTTTCTTGTGCGAGACTCACAAACTGAGAAATATCAGTTTACCGTTAGTTTTCGAAGCTCAGGAATAACTCTGCATTGTAGGATTGATTATAAAGATAATTATTG GTCATTCTCAGGTTTAACTACACCAACTCAATGCGAAACAATGATTGACCTGATTGAAGACACTATGAAGAAATCCGAGTTCGGCATGATTGGATTTGTGAAACAAACCTCACCACTTACTCCACCTTTTCCGGTTCGTTTGACTAAACCAATCAATCGTTTCTATGAAGTTTCTTCATTGCAACATTTATGTCGATTCATTATTCGACAGCGAATTGATACTAAAAATATACATTGTTTGCCTCTTCCAAGCAAGTTGAAAGATTacattgaagaaaatttttatgACTTATGA